From Planococcus halocryophilus, the proteins below share one genomic window:
- the flgL gene encoding flagellar hook-associated protein FlgL has translation MRVTQQMLNQNSIRNMSQNLSRFEKMNNQVSSGKSLHRPSDDPNGVSKAMNLKSTLSANAQFERNTNESKLWMDETGQNIDSMVGVMQRVRELAIQGNNDTYSEIDRKAIDAEIGELTEQMRGLANAKVNGRSLFNGQKTGESPFPEKGNYAFDSTDLVARTFAIGEGINIQASVLPDELFGAATEDTNIFKTLQSISASLQAGTSIDLEKTDAGIDRLLTVGAQNGVRQNRVEAVENRLLDSNLELQSMLSRVEDVDYAEAVIKLKSEESIYQASLAATAKIIQPSLMDFLR, from the coding sequence ATGAGAGTCACACAACAAATGCTTAACCAAAACTCCATACGCAATATGAGCCAAAACTTGAGCCGTTTCGAAAAAATGAACAATCAAGTATCATCCGGCAAATCGCTTCACCGGCCATCAGATGATCCGAACGGTGTCAGTAAAGCAATGAACCTAAAAAGCACGCTTTCAGCAAACGCGCAATTTGAACGAAATACTAACGAATCAAAGTTGTGGATGGATGAAACCGGTCAAAACATTGATTCGATGGTGGGGGTTATGCAACGAGTACGCGAACTGGCAATTCAAGGAAATAATGATACATATTCCGAAATTGACCGCAAGGCAATTGATGCTGAAATTGGAGAGTTAACTGAGCAAATGCGAGGATTAGCTAATGCAAAAGTTAATGGTCGTTCATTATTCAATGGTCAGAAAACAGGAGAATCGCCGTTTCCTGAAAAAGGAAATTATGCATTTGATAGTACAGACCTAGTGGCTAGAACATTTGCAATCGGTGAAGGCATAAACATTCAAGCGAGTGTCCTACCTGATGAACTGTTCGGTGCGGCAACAGAGGACACCAATATCTTTAAAACATTGCAAAGCATATCGGCTAGTTTACAAGCTGGTACTTCCATCGATTTGGAAAAAACCGATGCAGGAATCGACCGATTATTAACAGTAGGTGCTCAAAACGGTGTACGCCAAAATCGTGTAGAAGCCGTTGAAAATCGTTTGCTCGATAGTAACTTGGAACTTCAATCGATGTTATCAAGAGTCGAAGACGTTGACTACGCAGAAGCCGTTATCAAACTTAAGAGTGAAGAAAGTATTTACCAGGCAAGCCTTGCAGCAACAGCAAAAATCATTCAGCCAAGTTTAATGGACTTTTTGAGATAA
- a CDS encoding flagellar hook-basal body protein, whose protein sequence is MNIQMNTASNTMSELQKKIDLIGNNIANVNTNGYKRQEASFSDALVQSIEKQVGPQNEVGRITPYGLRLGAGAILSQTAVRNEQGSIQQTDRPLDFMIQGESAYFRVASEENTFYTKDGSFQVQPILNSTQVGLVTANGDAVLGADNQPIVFDADFENIRLNGQGALEISYKDSDKQPTEIQMGIAQINRQDSLAKIGENRFRLNGTEAEQIANGNLQLLNLSQQNDGGISIKQGALEMSNVDLTDEMTELIATQRLFQSQGRAISYADDMMGLVNTIKG, encoded by the coding sequence TTGAATATCCAGATGAATACAGCTAGTAATACAATGAGTGAACTGCAAAAAAAAATAGACTTGATTGGCAACAATATTGCTAACGTAAATACCAATGGTTATAAACGCCAAGAAGCCAGCTTTTCAGATGCGCTTGTACAGTCTATCGAAAAACAAGTCGGTCCACAAAATGAAGTTGGACGAATTACGCCTTACGGTTTACGTCTTGGTGCCGGCGCGATTCTTTCACAGACAGCTGTTCGCAATGAGCAAGGCTCTATCCAACAAACTGACCGGCCGCTTGACTTTATGATTCAAGGCGAATCAGCTTACTTCCGTGTTGCATCTGAAGAGAATACATTTTATACAAAAGATGGATCTTTCCAAGTACAGCCTATTTTGAATTCGACGCAAGTTGGCTTAGTAACAGCGAACGGTGATGCGGTATTAGGCGCTGATAACCAACCAATTGTTTTCGATGCTGACTTTGAAAATATCCGCTTAAATGGACAAGGTGCTTTAGAGATTTCTTATAAAGACTCGGATAAGCAACCGACTGAAATCCAAATGGGTATTGCTCAAATTAACCGACAAGATTCATTAGCGAAAATCGGTGAAAATCGATTCCGCTTAAATGGGACAGAAGCTGAACAAATCGCGAACGGCAATTTACAGCTCCTCAACTTGTCTCAGCAAAATGATGGGGGAATTAGTATTAAGCAAGGCGCGTTGGAAATGTCCAATGTCGATTTGACTGATGAGATGACCGAATTGATTGCTACACAACGATTGTTTCAATCACAAGGTAGAGCCATTTCTTATGCAGATGACATGATGGGCTTAGTCAATACGATTAAAGGATAA
- a CDS encoding flagellar hook-basal body protein, translated as MFRGLYTATSGMMANNRQQQILTNNLSNANTPGFKEDQTVFRAFPEQLIKAVENSKKGTIVPHNIGTLTTGVYTQEGIPSFLQGPLKETGNQTDIALLDELLPKNPDTQQRGSMVFAVAAEDGDVRYTKNGSFAVDTNGFLTTSDGFAVLGENLQPIQVGSADFTVEENGQIILANGSQEDRLWIGHTENPEQFVKEGQNLLRWAGNPEALPQFIDDVELLDGTNNFIKQGFIEQSNVDLTKTMTDMMTTYRGFESNQKVIQAYDRSMEKAVNEIGRV; from the coding sequence ATGTTTCGTGGATTATACACTGCTACATCAGGAATGATGGCTAATAATAGACAACAACAAATATTAACAAATAACTTATCCAATGCGAATACCCCTGGTTTTAAAGAAGACCAGACCGTTTTCCGTGCTTTTCCTGAGCAATTAATCAAAGCGGTTGAAAATAGTAAAAAAGGTACGATAGTACCACATAATATTGGCACTTTAACTACTGGGGTGTACACACAAGAGGGGATTCCTTCTTTTCTTCAAGGTCCTTTGAAAGAAACTGGAAATCAAACAGATATTGCCTTGCTGGATGAGTTATTGCCAAAAAATCCAGATACCCAACAAAGAGGGTCGATGGTGTTTGCAGTAGCTGCAGAAGATGGCGACGTGCGTTACACAAAAAATGGATCGTTTGCTGTGGATACAAATGGCTTTTTGACCACTAGTGATGGTTTTGCTGTTTTAGGCGAAAACTTACAACCGATTCAAGTTGGTTCAGCTGATTTTACTGTAGAGGAAAATGGCCAAATTATTTTAGCCAATGGCTCACAAGAAGATCGATTATGGATCGGCCATACCGAAAATCCTGAGCAATTTGTGAAAGAAGGACAAAATCTTTTACGATGGGCTGGAAATCCTGAAGCACTCCCTCAATTTATTGATGACGTTGAATTGCTTGATGGAACAAACAACTTTATCAAGCAAGGGTTCATCGAACAGTCGAATGTTGATTTAACCAAGACTATGACAGACATGATGACGACATACCGAGGCTTCGAATCAAACCAAAAAGTAATTCAAGCGTATGATCGCAGCATGGAAAAAGCTGTAAATGAGATTGGGCGCGTCTAG
- the flgB gene encoding flagellar basal body rod protein FlgB — MNIFPKSIDAMEQALSASTLKQRVHSANIANVDTPNYKSKKVDFQAALDTAMNKQKLSSYKTDNRHLSFSNESSIGTTRVLTNNSTQYSNNGNNVDMDVEMAELAKNQLWYNAVTERVNGKLNSLSSVINGGR, encoded by the coding sequence ATGAATATATTCCCTAAATCGATTGATGCAATGGAGCAAGCTTTATCAGCGTCAACGCTTAAACAACGTGTTCATTCAGCAAATATTGCTAATGTAGATACCCCAAATTACAAAAGTAAAAAAGTGGATTTCCAAGCAGCGCTAGACACAGCTATGAACAAACAAAAACTTTCAAGCTATAAAACTGACAATCGCCATTTGTCATTTAGCAACGAATCTTCTATAGGCACAACTAGAGTTCTGACAAACAACTCAACGCAATATAGTAACAATGGCAATAATGTCGACATGGATGTTGAAATGGCTGAACTGGCAAAAAATCAATTATGGTATAACGCTGTAACAGAACGGGTCAACGGAAAACTTAATAGTCTTAGCTCAGTTATTAATGGAGGGAGATAA
- the flgC gene encoding flagellar basal body rod protein FlgC encodes MSLFSGFNISASGLTANRLRMDVVSANIANANTNRAELVDGEWMPYRRKTVELSQSGSSPFANQLQSAIHRGDTAVTGVKVSEIKEDQTPFTLRYDPEHPDAGEDGYVRSSNVDPLKEMVDLMSATRSYEANVTALNASKSMFMKALEIGK; translated from the coding sequence ATGAGTTTATTTAGTGGTTTTAATATCAGTGCTTCCGGACTGACAGCAAATCGGCTTCGAATGGATGTTGTATCAGCTAATATTGCAAATGCCAATACAAATCGTGCCGAACTAGTGGATGGTGAGTGGATGCCATATCGCCGGAAAACCGTAGAATTGTCGCAAAGTGGTTCGTCACCTTTTGCCAATCAATTGCAGTCAGCAATCCATAGAGGGGACACCGCTGTGACTGGTGTCAAAGTATCGGAAATAAAAGAAGATCAAACACCATTTACATTAAGGTATGATCCGGAACATCCAGATGCCGGTGAAGACGGCTATGTCCGTTCTTCTAATGTCGATCCCTTAAAGGAAATGGTGGATTTGATGTCGGCAACTCGTTCTTATGAAGCCAACGTCACCGCATTAAACGCATCAAAAAGCATGTTTATGAAAGCTTTGGAAATCGGGAAGTAA
- the fliE gene encoding flagellar hook-basal body complex protein FliE: MEKISQIQTPFIQNQLFNNVKPESKVEGFGQVLKDALKEVSAAQNESDKLTNQLITGEVQDVHEVMIASQKASLSLQMTMQVRNKVVEAYQEVMRMQV, from the coding sequence ATGGAAAAAATAAGCCAGATTCAAACACCTTTCATTCAAAATCAATTGTTCAATAATGTAAAACCTGAGAGTAAAGTAGAAGGATTTGGACAAGTACTTAAAGATGCTTTAAAAGAAGTGAGTGCGGCACAAAATGAATCCGATAAATTGACCAATCAATTGATAACAGGAGAAGTTCAAGATGTCCATGAAGTCATGATTGCTTCACAAAAAGCCAGCTTATCTTTGCAAATGACGATGCAAGTACGCAACAAAGTGGTTGAAGCTTATCAAGAAGTTATGAGAATGCAAGTATGA
- the fliF gene encoding flagellar basal-body MS-ring/collar protein FliF, translating into MKEKFSTYKLKLSESWTSFSPVTKWSVIGSFFITLIILGVFVFYSNQSNFSVLYSDLTPAEAGEIKTAIEDQAIPVEVSADGKTISVPEEHLANLKVSLAAEGIPKNGNVNYGTFSENMGLGMTDRHFDVVERDAMQNELAYLIKQIDGVTEANVMITLPKENIWITDEEQTSTASIVVKGDSTLQLDQKQINGLYHLISKSVPSLPPDQIVIMDQNGQVFEVQDENQLDTNLSVYQQHREIQKGIEQDIQRELQQMLGLLLGQDKVVVSVMTNIDFTKEKREEQLVEPVDVENNKGLDISVERIIETYSSEGVVIEDAAGTGETEIANYPGVNGTGNSESERSEERINSEVNRINRQIEMSPYVIDDITINVGVEPPVPENPASLTQENIADISNLLKNAVSTSLSMNEVTATEMELEDRISVFATEFQGRPVIEDEEPEITFLTGIPNSLLVVICAAIVLLLIIVIAVILLRRNKKEKVLEEEYDFGGFEQALAKSNQIETEEEEIDLSEFSNRSNPKRKTIEKLAKGRPEDFTKLLRSWMADD; encoded by the coding sequence ATGAAAGAGAAGTTTTCGACATATAAATTGAAATTGAGTGAATCGTGGACCAGTTTTTCTCCTGTAACGAAATGGTCTGTTATTGGCTCATTTTTTATCACCTTAATTATTCTTGGTGTCTTTGTTTTTTACAGCAATCAATCAAATTTTTCCGTCTTGTATTCCGATTTGACGCCAGCTGAAGCAGGGGAAATAAAGACAGCAATAGAAGATCAGGCCATACCAGTAGAAGTTTCTGCGGATGGCAAAACCATTAGCGTGCCAGAAGAACATTTGGCTAATTTGAAAGTGAGCCTTGCTGCAGAAGGTATTCCGAAGAATGGAAATGTCAATTACGGCACATTTAGCGAGAATATGGGACTCGGTATGACCGATCGTCATTTCGATGTGGTGGAGCGAGATGCTATGCAAAATGAGCTGGCATATTTGATAAAACAAATTGACGGTGTAACAGAAGCAAACGTTATGATTACGCTCCCAAAAGAAAATATTTGGATAACAGATGAGGAGCAGACATCTACTGCCTCTATTGTAGTAAAGGGCGATTCGACACTGCAATTGGACCAAAAACAAATTAATGGCTTGTATCACTTAATCAGCAAATCGGTTCCAAGTTTGCCGCCAGATCAAATTGTTATTATGGATCAGAATGGCCAAGTGTTTGAAGTGCAAGATGAGAACCAGTTAGATACTAATTTATCCGTTTACCAGCAACACCGTGAAATTCAAAAAGGCATTGAGCAGGATATTCAACGTGAATTGCAACAAATGCTCGGCTTACTACTTGGACAGGACAAAGTAGTCGTGTCAGTTATGACAAATATTGATTTTACAAAAGAAAAACGAGAAGAGCAATTAGTTGAACCGGTTGATGTTGAAAACAATAAAGGTTTAGATATCAGCGTTGAGCGAATTATTGAAACGTATTCAAGTGAAGGTGTAGTCATTGAAGATGCTGCGGGAACTGGTGAAACTGAAATTGCCAATTATCCAGGTGTGAACGGAACTGGTAATAGTGAGTCTGAGCGATCCGAAGAGCGGATTAACAGTGAAGTGAATCGGATTAACCGCCAAATTGAAATGAGTCCGTACGTTATTGACGATATCACGATAAACGTAGGTGTAGAACCACCAGTTCCTGAGAATCCAGCCAGCTTAACACAAGAGAATATTGCTGATATCAGCAATCTGTTGAAAAATGCAGTCAGTACGTCATTGAGTATGAATGAAGTAACTGCCACTGAGATGGAGTTGGAAGATCGAATTTCTGTTTTTGCAACAGAATTCCAAGGACGTCCGGTCATTGAAGACGAAGAACCAGAAATCACATTCCTTACGGGTATACCGAATAGTCTTCTTGTTGTTATTTGTGCAGCAATAGTGTTACTGCTAATTATTGTTATTGCAGTCATCTTACTGCGTAGAAATAAAAAAGAAAAAGTTTTAGAAGAAGAATATGACTTTGGTGGATTTGAACAAGCATTGGCCAAATCGAACCAGATAGAAACTGAAGAAGAAGAAATCGATTTGTCCGAGTTTAGTAACAGATCAAATCCTAAGCGGAAAACGATTGAAAAGCTTGCCAAAGGACGACCTGAAGATTTCACAAAATTATTGCGGTCATGGATGGCAGATGACTAG
- the fliG gene encoding flagellar motor switch protein FliG, with translation MVRGIHELTGVQKVAILLVGLGPEVSIEIFKQLSEPEIDQLTMEISNVRQLRNSQTERVINEFYEMILAQDYMNEGGLVYARNILEQALGKEKAMDTISRLSNRLQVKPFSFARKADPTQILNILQHEQAQTIALVLSYLDAKQSSKILSELPSEKQAEVARRIALMESTSPDVIHQVEQILERKLTANGSQDYTATGGVEAIVRVLSNVDRGTEKSILGELEKDNAELVAEIKKRMFVFEDIIYLESRSVQRIIREVSDADLTFALKVASEEVKDSIYRNMSTRRSEAVREEIEIMGPVKLKDVENAQTNIVGLIRDMEEKGEISVSRGEGDEMIV, from the coding sequence ATGGTTAGAGGAATACATGAGTTGACCGGGGTTCAAAAAGTGGCTATTTTATTGGTTGGTTTAGGACCTGAAGTCTCAATTGAAATATTTAAGCAATTATCAGAACCGGAAATTGATCAATTGACGATGGAGATTTCCAATGTTCGTCAGTTGAGAAATAGTCAAACAGAAAGAGTAATTAATGAGTTTTATGAAATGATTTTAGCTCAAGATTATATGAATGAAGGCGGTTTGGTTTATGCCCGCAATATTCTTGAGCAGGCACTTGGCAAAGAAAAAGCAATGGATACGATTAGCCGATTATCCAACCGGCTTCAAGTAAAACCGTTTAGCTTTGCACGTAAAGCCGATCCAACACAAATTTTAAACATACTTCAACATGAGCAAGCGCAGACGATTGCATTGGTTCTATCTTATTTGGATGCCAAGCAATCGTCGAAGATCTTATCTGAGTTACCGAGTGAAAAACAAGCAGAAGTGGCAAGACGTATAGCTTTGATGGAAAGCACTTCTCCGGATGTTATCCATCAAGTAGAGCAAATTTTGGAGCGGAAGCTGACTGCCAACGGTAGCCAGGATTACACAGCGACAGGCGGAGTTGAGGCAATTGTTCGCGTGTTAAGCAATGTTGATCGCGGTACGGAAAAATCAATTTTAGGAGAACTTGAAAAAGATAATGCAGAACTCGTTGCGGAAATCAAAAAACGTATGTTTGTCTTTGAGGATATTATTTATCTTGAAAGTCGTTCTGTTCAGCGCATTATTCGTGAAGTGAGCGATGCTGATTTGACGTTTGCCTTGAAAGTCGCAAGTGAAGAAGTTAAAGACAGTATTTACCGCAACATGTCGACTCGCAGATCGGAAGCTGTCCGTGAAGAAATTGAAATTATGGGTCCAGTCAAGCTAAAAGATGTGGAAAATGCACAAACGAACATCGTTGGTTTGATACGAGATATGGAGGAAAAAGGAGAAATTTCTGTGTCGCGTGGAGAAGGAGATGAAATGATTGTCTAA
- a CDS encoding FliH/SctL family protein translates to MSNIIRLSQSHSSEKKIIQTRKIEAKKTALIVQDADPKLQRQQLLEEISGLESRREQLQAQLVSDQENAHQEISEWWQEKQQQAQQLAEQLGQEAEQKGFQAGFAQGLQQAERDSSEKRLEMTRLLELAYIEKANIIQQAEPFLLSLSITIAEKVIHNELKQDTQQLLHIIQRALKQVEEAEDITMQVSPEDYPIIIPFLEELKTYIKADSELKLIPVANLTPGGCRIHTASGSYDAMVDNQLEEIKNKLLAYCEEKTNDELVGR, encoded by the coding sequence TTGTCTAATATCATTCGTCTTTCCCAGTCCCATTCTAGTGAAAAGAAAATTATTCAAACGCGTAAGATCGAAGCGAAAAAAACGGCTTTGATTGTGCAAGATGCAGATCCAAAATTACAACGTCAGCAATTGCTTGAAGAAATTAGCGGACTAGAATCTCGTCGTGAGCAATTGCAAGCTCAACTAGTGAGCGACCAAGAAAATGCACACCAAGAAATTAGTGAGTGGTGGCAGGAAAAACAACAACAAGCGCAGCAACTTGCGGAACAGCTTGGTCAAGAAGCAGAGCAGAAAGGCTTTCAAGCAGGATTTGCGCAAGGTTTGCAACAAGCCGAACGAGACAGTAGTGAAAAGCGGCTGGAAATGACGCGCTTGTTAGAGCTGGCTTATATAGAAAAAGCAAACATCATTCAACAAGCAGAGCCTTTCTTATTGTCTTTGAGCATCACTATTGCTGAAAAAGTCATTCACAATGAATTAAAACAAGATACACAACAATTGCTACATATCATTCAGCGGGCGTTAAAGCAGGTAGAAGAAGCAGAAGACATCACGATGCAAGTTTCACCTGAGGATTACCCGATTATTATTCCCTTTTTAGAAGAACTAAAAACCTATATTAAAGCAGATTCAGAATTGAAACTAATACCAGTTGCGAATTTAACACCAGGTGGTTGCCGAATTCATACAGCGAGCGGTTCTTATGATGCCATGGTCGATAACCAACTAGAAGAAATCAAAAATAAATTACTCGCTTACTGTGAGGAGAAAACCAACGATGAACTTGTGGGAAGATGA